Below is a window of Planococcus rifietoensis DNA.
ACTGATGTAAGGTTGCGCCGAGTCCAGACTGATGGACGCATGCGGGCAATCGCTTCAATCACGCTCGACAATGAATTCGTGGTACACGACATCCGTGTCATCGACGGCAACGACGGGTTATTTGTCGCCATGCCGAGCAAGCGGACGCCGGACGGGGAGTTCCGCGACATTGCACATCCGATCAACTCCGGCACGCGCAATAAATTGCAAGAAGCCGTGCTCGAAGCATATGCACAAAGTGAAGAGCTAGCAGTACTTGAAAATGCCGGCATCTGATACGCCGAAGAACCTTCCAGTTCAAGAGAAGGTTCTTTTTTGTGGGCAAAATTCCATCGGCAAGAAATCCGCCTCGCACCAGCCTTGCTCAGAAGGTGAAAAAAGCGCACGATTGCGCTCGCTTCGGGCTTTGTCATGTGATTGTCATGTCCTGTAACCTTGAAAATCAAGGGTTTTTCAGCTATAGTCAATAAGGAAACGTGAAAGTGGCATTTTTTTGTCTAGAACGGACAGCCCTTTCGCCAGACAATCATTTTTCAGTTAATCAGTTTAAATACAGGAAACGGAGGGATTCGACCGATGGACCATACATATGCAGTGATTTTGGCGGCCGGACAAGGCACGCGCATGAAATCGAAATTGTATAAAGTACTCCACCCGGTGTGCGGCATGCCGATGGTAGAGCACGTCACGGGGAATATCCACCAGCTTGGCGTCGAGAAAATCGTCACGATCGTCGGGCATGGAGCGGAGAAAGTAAAAGACCAGCTGGGGGACATGAGTGAATACGCACTCCAGGAAGAGCAACTCGGCACAGCCCACGCCGTGCAGCAAGCAGCGCCGCTGATCGAAGGGAAAGCCGGGACGACAATTGTCGTATGCGGCGATACGCCTTTGATCCGTGCGGAAACGATGCAGTCACTCATCGACCATCATAAAGAAACCGGCGCTAAAGCGACCATCCTGACGGCTATCGCTGAAGACCCGACAGGCTACGGCCGCATCATCCGGGACGCTTCTGAAAGTGTCGAGAAGATCGTCGAGCAAAAAGACGCATCGACTGCAGAGCAAGCCGTGAAAGAAATCAATACCGGAACCTATTGCTTTGACAACGAAGCTTTGTTCGACGCGTTGAAAAACGTTTCGAATGATAATGTACAAGGCGAATATTATTTGCCGGACGTCATCGAGATCCTGCAAAAACAAGGGGAAATCGTGGCGGCCTTTGCGACCGATAGCTTTGAAGAGACGCTCGGCGTCAATGACCGCGTCGCGCTGAGCCAAGCGGAGACTTTCCTTCGCCGCCGCATCGCTGAACAGCATATGCGTGCGGGTGTGTCGATCATCGACCCGGCGACCGCGTATATTAGCGCACAGGCAAAAATCGGGGCTGATACGATCATCCACCCGAATGTTACCATCGAAGGCGATACAGTCATCGGGGAAGATTGCGTCATCACATCGAACACGCGCATCGTCTCGAGCACAATTGGCGATCGCACGGAAATCCGCAGCTCCGAAGTGTATGACAGCACAATCGGCAACGATACCGCTGTCGGGCCATTCGCCCATATCCGACCGCAATCCGCGCTCGGAAATGAAGTGAAGATCGGCAATTTCGTGGAAGTGAAAAAAGCCGAGCTTGGTACGGGCAGCAAAGTGTCCCATTTGAGCTATATCGGAGATGCGCTTGTCGGAAGCGGCGTCAACATCGGCTGTGGCACGATCACGGTCAATTACGACGGCAAGAACAAGCACCTCACGACCATTGAAGATGATTCGTTCATCGGCTGCAACTCGAATTTGATTGCGCCGGTGACGATCGGCAAAGGCTCTTATGTCGCGGCAGGGTCGACCATCTCGAAAGATGTCCCTAGCGACGCCTTGGCGATTGCCAGAGCGCGCCAGGAAAATAAAGAAGGCTACGCAAGCAAACTAAACCGCAAATAATAGGAGGGTTCCCCCCAATGGGCATTCAAAATACTAACTCGAAGTTGAAAATCTTTTCGTTGAACTCGAACAAAGAACTGGCTGAGCAAATTGCTGAGCAAGTGGGCTTGCCGCTTGGCAAAAGCTCGGTAACACATTTTAGCGACGGAGAAATCCAGATTAACATCGAAGAAAGCATCCGTGGCTGCGATGTGTTCATCGTCCAATCGACTTCACAGCCGGTCAACGAAAACTTGATGGAGCTATTGATCATGATCGATGCCGTCAAGCGTGCATCTGCGCGTACCGTAAACGTAGTCATCCCATACTACGGCTATGCACGCCAGGACCGCAAAGCACGTTCACGCGAGCCGATCACAGCCAAACTCGTCGCCAACCTGCTTGAAACAGCCGGTGCGACACGTGTTGTTGTCTTGGATCTTCACGCTCCGCAAATCCAAGGGTTCTTTGATATTTTGATTGACCATCTGGTAGCTGTGCCACTCCTATCCGATCATTTCCTGAACGATCCAAACATCGATCTCGAGAACGCGATCATCGTGTCGCCTGACCACGGCGGCGTTACGCGTGCCCGTAAAATGGCGGACCGCTTGAAAGCGCCGATTGCCATCATCGATAAGCGCCGTCCGCGCCCGAACGTTGCCGAAGTGATGAACATCGTCGGGAACGTCGAAGGCAAAACAGCGATCATCATCGATGACATTATCGACACGGCTGGAACAATTTCGATTGCAGCTAGCGCATTGATCGAAAGCGGAGCGAAAGAAGTTTACGCTTGCTGTACGCATCCGGTGCTTTCGGGCCCTGCCGTCCAGCGCATCCAGGATTCCGTCATCAAGGAATTGGTCGTGACCAACTCGATCGCTCTTGCAGATGAGAAAAAAATCGACAAGATCAAACAATTGACGGTTGCACCGCTTCTTGCTGAAACCATCATCCGTGTACACGAACAGAAATCAGTCAGCACTTTATTTGATTGATGGCGCTGGGATATCCCAGAGTCTTCCAGGTTTCAGCTTTATATGAACAGGGTAGTTATAAACTATGCGTTTAATATAACTGGAGGTTGAAATTATATGGCTATCAAAATGACAGCAGCGAAAAGAGAAACAGGAAAGCCGCATTCGGCATTAACCGATTTGCGCGGCGAAGGCCACGTGCCTGGCGTCGTATACGGCTACAAAATGGAAACGACACCAATTGCCGTGTCCGAAATTGACTTGATCAAGACTTTGCGTGAATCTGGACGCAATGGCGTCATCAGCTTGGAAATCGGCGGCAAGAGCACGAACGTCGTATTGAGCGATTACCAAATGGATTCATTGAAAGGCAGCTTCAAGCACGTCGACTTCTTGGCAATCAATATGTCTGAAGAAATCGATGTTGATGCAACTGTTCACTTGATCGGTGAATCACCAGGCGAAAAAGAAGGCGGCGTCGTGACGCAGCCGAACCGCGAAGTTCACATTCGCGTCAAACCGAGCGATATTCCGGATTCAGTCGATATCGACATCAGCGAGCTCGCAATCGGCGACTCTGTGTCGGTCAGCGACATCCGTGACAAGTTCAGCTTTGAAATCTTGAACGACGATGACTTCCTGTTGATCTCTGTTACTGCACCACGTACAGAAGAAGAGCTAGAAGAGCTTGAAACAACAGACGAAGGCGAAGAGCCTGAAGTGATCGGCGACAACGAAGAAGAAGCAGCCGGCGAAGAAAAAGAATAATTCCTGCAATGCTCAAACAGGGACTGCCAACCGGCAGTCCCTGTTTTTATTGCATGCGCACGGATTATGGTAAAATAAAAGGCAGTGAAGAAGTAAAAGGAGTTTGCTATGAAAATGATCATCGGCCTGGGGAATCCAGGAAAAACATATGAAGAAACCCGCCACAATATCGGCTTTCACGTAATCGACCGGTTGGCGAAAGAATGGAACGCCCCGCTCACACAGTCCAAGTTCAAGGGAATGTATTCCG
It encodes the following:
- the glmU gene encoding bifunctional UDP-N-acetylglucosamine diphosphorylase/glucosamine-1-phosphate N-acetyltransferase GlmU, translated to MDHTYAVILAAGQGTRMKSKLYKVLHPVCGMPMVEHVTGNIHQLGVEKIVTIVGHGAEKVKDQLGDMSEYALQEEQLGTAHAVQQAAPLIEGKAGTTIVVCGDTPLIRAETMQSLIDHHKETGAKATILTAIAEDPTGYGRIIRDASESVEKIVEQKDASTAEQAVKEINTGTYCFDNEALFDALKNVSNDNVQGEYYLPDVIEILQKQGEIVAAFATDSFEETLGVNDRVALSQAETFLRRRIAEQHMRAGVSIIDPATAYISAQAKIGADTIIHPNVTIEGDTVIGEDCVITSNTRIVSSTIGDRTEIRSSEVYDSTIGNDTAVGPFAHIRPQSALGNEVKIGNFVEVKKAELGTGSKVSHLSYIGDALVGSGVNIGCGTITVNYDGKNKHLTTIEDDSFIGCNSNLIAPVTIGKGSYVAAGSTISKDVPSDALAIARARQENKEGYASKLNRK
- a CDS encoding ribose-phosphate diphosphokinase, producing MGIQNTNSKLKIFSLNSNKELAEQIAEQVGLPLGKSSVTHFSDGEIQINIEESIRGCDVFIVQSTSQPVNENLMELLIMIDAVKRASARTVNVVIPYYGYARQDRKARSREPITAKLVANLLETAGATRVVVLDLHAPQIQGFFDILIDHLVAVPLLSDHFLNDPNIDLENAIIVSPDHGGVTRARKMADRLKAPIAIIDKRRPRPNVAEVMNIVGNVEGKTAIIIDDIIDTAGTISIAASALIESGAKEVYACCTHPVLSGPAVQRIQDSVIKELVVTNSIALADEKKIDKIKQLTVAPLLAETIIRVHEQKSVSTLFD
- a CDS encoding 50S ribosomal protein L25/general stress protein Ctc, whose protein sequence is MAIKMTAAKRETGKPHSALTDLRGEGHVPGVVYGYKMETTPIAVSEIDLIKTLRESGRNGVISLEIGGKSTNVVLSDYQMDSLKGSFKHVDFLAINMSEEIDVDATVHLIGESPGEKEGGVVTQPNREVHIRVKPSDIPDSVDIDISELAIGDSVSVSDIRDKFSFEILNDDDFLLISVTAPRTEEELEELETTDEGEEPEVIGDNEEEAAGEEKE
- the spoVG gene encoding septation regulator SpoVG, translated to MEVTDVRLRRVQTDGRMRAIASITLDNEFVVHDIRVIDGNDGLFVAMPSKRTPDGEFRDIAHPINSGTRNKLQEAVLEAYAQSEELAVLENAGI